A window of the Zeugodacus cucurbitae isolate PBARC_wt_2022May chromosome 2, idZeuCucr1.2, whole genome shotgun sequence genome harbors these coding sequences:
- the LOC128921582 gene encoding transcription factor Adf-1-like, whose translation MTDEKLIEEVRAREILYNKTCVGYRVPSRKRDAWVSVAKELGATEEQCSKRWLTLRERFSREVRKMEAPSGSGASNAVTWPLFDNMSFLKQYIQPRP comes from the exons ATGActgatgaaaaattaatagaagaagTGCGGGcgcgtgaaattttatataacaagACCTGCGTAGGCTACCGAGTGCCGAGCCGGAAGAGGGACGCGTGGGTAAGCGTGGCGAAGGAGCTAGGTGCTACTG AAGAGCAGTGCTCGAAGAGGTGGCTGACTCTAAGGGAAAGATTCAGTAGGGAGGTAAGGAAAATGGAGGCACCATCAGGAAGTGGGGCGAGTAACGCCGTAACCTGGCCATTGTTCGATAATATGAgctttttaaaacaatatatacagCCCAGACCGtaa
- the LOC128919843 gene encoding mitochondrial import inner membrane translocase subunit Tim17-B-like, with protein MQFGIPAMAGSAIIGGVLLALIEGVGILFTRLSAEQFRNPTPPIEDPIALGDTAQSLGLGQTHQHQSQYQ; from the exons ATGCAGTTCG gTATACCAGCAATGGCAGGAAGTGCTATAATCGGTGGAGTGTTACTGGCTTTAATTGAAGGAGTTGGAATTTTATTTACCCGTCTTTCTGCAGAACAATTTCGAAATCCTACACCACCAATTGAAGATCCGATAGCACTAGGCGATACTGCACAATCTTTAGGTTTGGGTCAAACCCATCAGCATCAATCACAGTATCAGTGA